A single region of the Maylandia zebra isolate NMK-2024a linkage group LG17, Mzebra_GT3a, whole genome shotgun sequence genome encodes:
- the LOC101473994 gene encoding alanine aminotransferase 1 isoform X1 yields MKLVWKHSAMLHLLLCICVAPCASSVQALPPLPAMALGGPHILGKSVLESNLEEAVSVWQSSSDCNSFKWTAPTFEFNCFMEMMTSLQHVNPTVRGLRDSPQTMLQNLAERIRKEISLGAQKPFKKVIDVSSGDPHRVDLQHVSFLRQVLAVCIYPQLLEDKCFPLDVKIRAQKLLEACDGASVGSYTASSGLRHVRQSIAEFITKRDGVPSYAQNIFISAGSQRAIMIAVKLLASGEGNTRTGVLIPGPCPHMLYNVLEEAGVVLVPYQLTEERGWAVDLDNMHQALKAARGYCEPRAIYISNPGNPTGHVQDRKSIEEVIQFAAAERVLLLADEVYQDSVYGKDREFISYKKVLFEMDIELAETVQLISFHSLSSTCIRECGLRAGYMEVVNMDPEVIYYFDNTLCGDISTPVTGQLGLDLMVNPPQSGDPSYHTYMQETFFILATLSHNAQWVQELLNKLPGVRCQPVLGGIYVFPRLHLPCGIKEQAKLLGLKADVLYCQKLLEEEGVLAGAGEHGEMTDSFHLRLCILVPHYTLVEVLARLTSFHCRLMGGTVTPTEV; encoded by the exons atgaagttggtttggaaacattcagcgatgcttcatctcctgctttgcatttgtgtggcgccctgtgctagcagtgtccaagcgttgcCCCCGCTCCCCGCAATGGCTTTGGGCGGGCCCCACATTTTGGGAAAGTCTGTGCTAGAAAGTAATTTGGAAGAAGCAGTGTCTGTCTGGCAAAGCTCCTCGGACTGCAATAGTTTTAAATGGACAGCTCCAACATTTGAGTTCAACTGTTTCATGGAGATGATGACTTCTCTTCAACATGTGAACCCCACAGTGAGAGGGCTTAGAGACTCTCCGCAAACTATGCTTCAGAATCTGGCTGAACGAATCAGAAAAGAGATTTCACTG GGGGCGCAGAAACCCTTCAAGAAGGTGATTGATGTTAGCTCAGGTGATCCCCACAGAGTTGATTTACAACATGTTTCATTTCTTCGACAG GTCTTGGCAGTGTGTATATACCCTCAGCTGCTGGAAGACAAATGTTTTCCTCTGGATGTCAAGATAAGAGCTCAGAAACTCCTGGAGGCCTGTGACGGAGCAAGTGTGG GTTCATACACTGCatcctctggtcttcgtcatgTGAGGCAAAGCATCGCTGAGTTCATCACAAAAAGAGATGGAGTTCCTTCATATGCCCAAAACATCTTTATTTCTGCTGGCTCTCAAAGGGCTATAATG ATTGCTGTGAAACTGCTGGCCAGTGGTGAGGGGAATACTCGGACAGGCGTGCTGATACCTGGGCCCTGCCCACACATGCTGTACAATGTGCTGGAGGAGGCTGGGGTAGTCTTGGTACCGTACCAGCTGACAGAGGAGAGAGGGTGGGCTGTAGACCTGGACAACATGCATCAAGCTTTAAAGGCTGCTCGGGGGTACTGTGAGCCCAGAGCCATTTACATCAGCAACCCGGGAAATCCCACAG GCCATGTGCAGGACAGGAAGTCAATAGAGGAAGTGATTCAGTTCGCAGCAGCTGAGAGAGTCCTACTGTTAGCTGATGAG GTGTACCAGGACAGCGTGTATGGGAAGGACAGAGAGTTTATTTCCTATAAGAAagtcctgtttgaaatggataTAGAGCTTGCAGAAACAGTGCAGCTGATCTCCTTCCACTCTTTATCCAGTACCTGCATTAGAGA GTGTGGTCTGAGGGCTGGATACATGGAGGTAGTTAATATGGATCCAGAGGtgatttattattttgataACACATTGTGTGGTGATATCAGTACTCCAGTCACAGGACAGCTTGGTTTGGATCTTATGGTCAATCCGCCACAATCTGGAGACCCATCGTATCACACATACATGCAG GAGACCTTCTTCATCCTGGCTACTCTGTCCCATAATGCTCAATGGGTTCAGGAGCTCCTAAATAAACTGCCAGGGGTAAGGTGTCAGCCAGTGCTTGGAGGAATCTATGTTTTTCCTCGCCTGCACTTACCATGTGGGATTAAGGAGCAGGCCAAG TTATTGGGGCTGAAAGCTGATGTTCTGTACTGTCAGAAATTACTGGAAGAGGAGGGTGTATTAGCTGGTGCAGGTGAACATGGGGAAATGACTGACAGCTTCCATTTGAG ATTATGCATCCTTGTTCCTCATTACACCCTGGTAGAGGTCCTAGCTCGCCTCACCTCCTTTCACTGCCGTCTCATGGGTGGCACTGTGACCCCAACAGAAGTGTAA
- the LOC101473994 gene encoding alanine aminotransferase 1 isoform X2, whose translation MQRQSVQALPPLPAMALGGPHILGKSVLESNLEEAVSVWQSSSDCNSFKWTAPTFEFNCFMEMMTSLQHVNPTVRGLRDSPQTMLQNLAERIRKEISLGAQKPFKKVIDVSSGDPHRVDLQHVSFLRQVLAVCIYPQLLEDKCFPLDVKIRAQKLLEACDGASVGSYTASSGLRHVRQSIAEFITKRDGVPSYAQNIFISAGSQRAIMIAVKLLASGEGNTRTGVLIPGPCPHMLYNVLEEAGVVLVPYQLTEERGWAVDLDNMHQALKAARGYCEPRAIYISNPGNPTGHVQDRKSIEEVIQFAAAERVLLLADEVYQDSVYGKDREFISYKKVLFEMDIELAETVQLISFHSLSSTCIRECGLRAGYMEVVNMDPEVIYYFDNTLCGDISTPVTGQLGLDLMVNPPQSGDPSYHTYMQETFFILATLSHNAQWVQELLNKLPGVRCQPVLGGIYVFPRLHLPCGIKEQAKLLGLKADVLYCQKLLEEEGVLAGAGEHGEMTDSFHLRLCILVPHYTLVEVLARLTSFHCRLMGGTVTPTEV comes from the exons atgcaacgtcaaag tgtccaagcgttgcCCCCGCTCCCCGCAATGGCTTTGGGCGGGCCCCACATTTTGGGAAAGTCTGTGCTAGAAAGTAATTTGGAAGAAGCAGTGTCTGTCTGGCAAAGCTCCTCGGACTGCAATAGTTTTAAATGGACAGCTCCAACATTTGAGTTCAACTGTTTCATGGAGATGATGACTTCTCTTCAACATGTGAACCCCACAGTGAGAGGGCTTAGAGACTCTCCGCAAACTATGCTTCAGAATCTGGCTGAACGAATCAGAAAAGAGATTTCACTG GGGGCGCAGAAACCCTTCAAGAAGGTGATTGATGTTAGCTCAGGTGATCCCCACAGAGTTGATTTACAACATGTTTCATTTCTTCGACAG GTCTTGGCAGTGTGTATATACCCTCAGCTGCTGGAAGACAAATGTTTTCCTCTGGATGTCAAGATAAGAGCTCAGAAACTCCTGGAGGCCTGTGACGGAGCAAGTGTGG GTTCATACACTGCatcctctggtcttcgtcatgTGAGGCAAAGCATCGCTGAGTTCATCACAAAAAGAGATGGAGTTCCTTCATATGCCCAAAACATCTTTATTTCTGCTGGCTCTCAAAGGGCTATAATG ATTGCTGTGAAACTGCTGGCCAGTGGTGAGGGGAATACTCGGACAGGCGTGCTGATACCTGGGCCCTGCCCACACATGCTGTACAATGTGCTGGAGGAGGCTGGGGTAGTCTTGGTACCGTACCAGCTGACAGAGGAGAGAGGGTGGGCTGTAGACCTGGACAACATGCATCAAGCTTTAAAGGCTGCTCGGGGGTACTGTGAGCCCAGAGCCATTTACATCAGCAACCCGGGAAATCCCACAG GCCATGTGCAGGACAGGAAGTCAATAGAGGAAGTGATTCAGTTCGCAGCAGCTGAGAGAGTCCTACTGTTAGCTGATGAG GTGTACCAGGACAGCGTGTATGGGAAGGACAGAGAGTTTATTTCCTATAAGAAagtcctgtttgaaatggataTAGAGCTTGCAGAAACAGTGCAGCTGATCTCCTTCCACTCTTTATCCAGTACCTGCATTAGAGA GTGTGGTCTGAGGGCTGGATACATGGAGGTAGTTAATATGGATCCAGAGGtgatttattattttgataACACATTGTGTGGTGATATCAGTACTCCAGTCACAGGACAGCTTGGTTTGGATCTTATGGTCAATCCGCCACAATCTGGAGACCCATCGTATCACACATACATGCAG GAGACCTTCTTCATCCTGGCTACTCTGTCCCATAATGCTCAATGGGTTCAGGAGCTCCTAAATAAACTGCCAGGGGTAAGGTGTCAGCCAGTGCTTGGAGGAATCTATGTTTTTCCTCGCCTGCACTTACCATGTGGGATTAAGGAGCAGGCCAAG TTATTGGGGCTGAAAGCTGATGTTCTGTACTGTCAGAAATTACTGGAAGAGGAGGGTGTATTAGCTGGTGCAGGTGAACATGGGGAAATGACTGACAGCTTCCATTTGAG ATTATGCATCCTTGTTCCTCATTACACCCTGGTAGAGGTCCTAGCTCGCCTCACCTCCTTTCACTGCCGTCTCATGGGTGGCACTGTGACCCCAACAGAAGTGTAA
- the LOC101473405 gene encoding 1-phosphatidylinositol 4,5-bisphosphate phosphodiesterase gamma-1 isoform X2: MHRGVNVDRPELCQISLYDFQKFLQMDQKESWASDLGRVREFLMGYMRGAPQPEPMLQLDEFLTFLYSKENSVCDPRLSPVVPDDMKRPLSQYWISSSHNTYLTGDQFSSESSLEAYARCLRMGCRCIELDCWDGPDDLPIIYHGHTLTSKIKFLDVLHTIKEHAFVISEYPVILSIEDHCSVVQQRNMATHFKKVFGDLLLTKPVDNNAEELPSPYQLRRKILIKHKKLVEGTLYEEVTSASYSENDISNSLKNGILYLEDPIDHTWTPHYFVLTSNKIYYSEETSHYQTADEEEDDEGKEECNNNEQHCAERWFHGKLGGGRDGRQVAEKLLQEYCEGGAKDGTFLVRESETFVGDYTLSFWRSGRVQHCRIHSRQESGSTRFYLTDNLVFDSLYRLICHYRDTPLRCNEFEMRLGNPVPQPNAHESREWYHSNLSRVQAEHMLMRVPRDGAFLVRKRSEHNSYAISFRAEGKIKHCRIQQEGRLFMLGSSAEFESLVDLVSYYEKHPLYRKMRLRYPINEDTLDRMGTTELDYGALYEVRTPHFYVEANKMPTARCTVKALYDYRAQREDELCFPKQALILNVDKQEGGWWRGDYGGKKQLWFPANYVEEVPSSPTREMDEASTENSPLGTFLKGFIDVPTCHLVVHKDGKNSRAFVFTIHSQHLSSHPVQTLDVAADSLEDLTGWVSKIREAAQNADARMQEEKQMERRKKIAVELSDLVVYCRPVPFNEDKIGTERACYRDMSSFPETKAEKFATRGRGKRFLQYNRRQLSRIYPRGQRLDSSNYDPLPMWLCGSQLVALNFQTPDKPMQLNQALFMLGGGSGYVPQPDIMRDDMFDPFDKDTLHVEPITIQLQVLGARHLPKNGRSIVCPFVELEICGADYDSYKCKTDVVADNGLNPVWVQKQFVFDIHNPTFAFLRFTVYEEDMFSDPNFLAQATYPVRLLKTGYRSVPLKNSYSEELELASLLVHIEIVNAKEEDDENLYTSIQRLRDRTCELSNQVSLLERSGSADLSYQQSLEELRAAQDQLSELVEARNRRLMEKKRREKLRQQVIAKRS; this comes from the exons AAATGTTGACAGACCAGAGCTATGTCAAATCTCCCTCTATGACTTTCAAAAGTTTTTACAGATGGACCAGAAG GAGTCCTGGGCGTCAGATCTTGGTCGTGTCAGGGAGTTTCTTATGGGCTACATGAGGGGGGCACCACAGCCTGAGCCGATGCTACAACTGGATGAG ttcctGACCTTCCTGTACTCTAAAGAGAATTCTGTGTGTGACCCTCGTCTTTCACCCGTAGTTCCTGATGACATGAAAAGGCCATTGTCTCAGTACTGGATCTCATCTTCGCACAACAC GTACCTGACAGGTGACCAGTTTTCCAGTGAATCATCTCTAGAAGCCTACGCTCGCTGTCTGAGGATGGGCTGCCGCTGCATTGAAC TGGACTGCTGGGATGGACCTGATGACCTGCCAATCATCTACCACGGCCACACATTAACTTCCAAGATCAAATTCCTGGATGTGCTGCATACCATCAAAGAACATGCCTTTGTTATATCTGA GTATCCTGTGATCTTATCCATCGAGGACCACTGCAGTGTGGTCCAGCAGAGGAACATGGCCACGCACTTCAAGAAAGTTTTCGGAGATCTGCTGCTCACCAAACCGGTTGACAATAACGCAGAGGAGCTTCCTTCGCCCTACCAGCTCCGCAGGAAGATCCTCATCAAA CACAAGAAGCTGGTTGAAGGAACCCTGTATGAAGAGGTGACGTCAGCCAGCTACTCTGAAAACGACATCAGTAACTCCCTAAAGAACGGCATCCTTTACCTCGAAGACCCCATTGACCAT ACATGGACGCCACATTATTTTGTCTTGACCAGTAATAAGATTTACTACTCTGAGGAGACGTCTCATTATcagacagctgatgaagaggaggatgatgaaGGAAAGGAG GAGTGCAACAACAATGAGCAGCACTGTGCAGAGCGCTGGTTTCATGGGAAGCTGGGTGGAGGACGCGATGGCCGACAGGTGGCTGAGAAACTCCTGCAGGAGTACTGCGAGGGCGGGGCCAAAGACGGCACCTTCCTGGTCCGGGAGAGTGAGACATTTGTTGGAGACTACACCCTCTCCTTCTG GCGCTCTGGTCGGGTCCAGCACTGCAGGATACATTCACGTCAAGAGTCTGGCTCCACCCGCTTCTACCTGACTGATAACCTGGTGTTTGACAGCCTCTACCGGCTCATCTGCCACTATAGAGACACGCCGCTCCGCTGCAACGAGTTTGAGATGAGGCTGGGAAACCCTGTACCTCAGCCGAATGCACACGAAAGCCGAGA GTGGTACCACTCCAACCTGTCCCGTGTTCAGGCTGAACACATGCTGATGCGTGTGCCCAGAGACGGAGCTTTCCTGGTTCGAAAACGCAGTGAACACAACTCCTACGCCATCTCCTTCAG GGCAGAGGGTAAGATCAAACACTGCCGTATCCAGCAAGAAGGCCGTCTCTTCATGTTGGGTAGCTCGGCAGAGTTTGAGAGTCTGGTGGATCTGGTGAGCTACTATGAGAAACATCCTCTGTATCGTAAAATGAGGCTCCGCTACCCCATCAATGAAGACACTCTGGACCGGATGGGCACCACG gaGCTTGACTATGGAGCGCTGTATGAAGTTCGCACTCCTCATTTCTATGTGGAGGCTAATAAGATGCCCACAGCACGG TGTACGGTCAAAGCTCTGTATGACTATCGAGCTCAGAGAGAAGACGAGCTATGTTTCCCCAAACAAGCGCTCATCCTGAATGTGGATAAGCAGGAGGGCGGCTG GTGGAGAGGTGACTATGgaggaaagaagcagctgtggtTCCCTGCAAACTATGTAGAGGAGGTCCCTAGTTCCCCCACTAgagagatggatgaagca TCCACAGAGAACAGTCCTCTGGGAACTTTCCTCAAAGGCTTCATAGATGTACCAACCTGCCACCTGG TGGTGCATAAAGACGGAAAGAATTCCCGGGCCTTTGTGTTCACTATCCACTCCCAACACCTCTCTTCTCATCCGGTCCAGACTCTGGACGTAGCAGCTGACAGTCTGGAAGATCTCACCGGCTGGGTCagcaagatcagagaggctgcACAGAATGCTGATGCACGA ATGCAGGAGGAGAaacagatggagaggaggaagaagattgCAGTGGAGCTGTCTGACCTCGTGGTCTACTGCAGACCAGTGCCCTTCAATGAGGACA AGATTGGGACGGAGCGAGCATGTTACCGGGATATGTCCTCCTTCCCGGAGACAAAGGCAGAAAAGTTTGCGACCCGTGGCCGAGGGAAACGCTTTCTGCAGTACAACCGTCGTCAGCTTTCCAGGATTTATCCCAGAGGACAGAGGCTGGACTCCTCCAACTATGACCCTCTACCTATGTGGCTCTGCGGCTCACAGCTGGTTGCACTCAATTTCCAGACCCCAG ATAAACCCATGCAGCTGAACCAAGCTTTGTTCATGCTTGGAGGTGGGAGTGGCTATGTTCCCCAGCCTGACATCATGAGGGATGACATGTTTGACCCTTTCGACAAGGACACATTGCACGTGGAGCCAATCACCATCCAATTACAG GTGCTGGGAGCTCGCCATCTGCCTAAGAATGGTCGGAGCATTGTCTGTCCTTTTGTAGAGTTGGAAATCTGTGGAGCCGACTATGACAGCTACAAGTGCAAGACAGATGTTGTAG CTGATAATGGTCTGAATCCTGTGTGGGTGCAGAAGCAGTTTGTGTTTGATATCCACAACCCCACCTTCGCCTTTCTGCGCTTCACTGTCTACGAGGAGGACATGTTCAGCGATCCCAACTTCCTGGCACAGGCAACCTACCCAGTCCGTCTGCTCAAAACAG GCTACAGGAGTGTACCTCTAAAGAACAGCTACAGTGAGGAGCTCGAGCTAGCGTCCCTTCTGGTTCACATAGAAATCGTCAATGCTAAG GAGGAAGACGATGAGAACTTGTACACATCCATCCAGCGGTTGCGAGATCGAACCTGCGAGCTGTCCAACCAGGTTTCTCTCCTGGAGAGGTCAGGCTCCGCAGACCTGAGCTATCAGCAAAGTCTGGAGGAGCTCCGAGCCGCTCAGGACCAGCTGAGTGAGCTGGTGGAGGCTCGCAACCGCAG GCTGATGGAGAAGAAGAGAAGGGAGAAGCTGAGACAACAGGTGATAGCAAAGCGCAGCTAA